The following proteins are co-located in the Pseudomonas fluorescens genome:
- a CDS encoding Ig-like domain-containing protein has product MLFDGAVAATVVDAAQADSHATADAAAKASTADHATASQDTHAQTDAPATPAPVAVPGQAVVFVDARVKDAADLLKGVAPGTQVVQLDASKDGLQQIADYLGSHQGVSSVQIVAHGNSGDLWLGSTYLSADNVAARSAVLAQIGQDMNVGGDILIYACNTAEGDKGISFVDSLASLTGRDIAASSNRTGAGGDWTLEIATGSIENHTALSYQSMSAYQYGLATITVTSGADSGIGSLRTALGSAVAGDTVTFNTPGMTVNLNSQLVITKNLTIEGDLDHNGTPDVTISGQYKTQVLTVNSGVTATLDGLVITKGLKAGDGGTGGSATTAANLLGAGISNFGNLTLNNVTVTANAASGGGGGGGVAGGDVGGAGGGGGAVGGGTGGHGGITGNGSGIYAGTAGTANQGGTGGGYRTMGGIGGSSTGGAGSTGIYGYTNGSAGGTAASGGLSIGGGGGGSGWNAAGGKGGAAAGGIYNASGATLTIVGTSSITGNIGAGGGGGGGSAAGSGTTFNGGDGGLGVGAIWNKGAVLITAANFATLGGTSNTGASGNGGLATAASPGNKPTAVNGLFNDIGATANTAYSPAPTATIVVGTVAQHIGSTSPVTITFNQAVTGFTNADLTVANGTLSAVNSLDGGITWTATFTPSAGTTSATNQIVLDNTGVSSVSTSTAGVGTTTSNNYAIDTVRPTATLSVSAPTLSTTANGTVTITFSEAVAGFSLSDMTASNGTLSNLTTSDNIHWTATLTPTAGNNTSGNVITLDNTLYTDAATNAGSGTTTSNAYVIDTVRPTASIVVATTALNIGGTSLVTITFSEAVTGFTSADLTVANGTVSGLSSSDGGVTWTGTLAATAGITDTTNVITLANNGVSDAAGNTGTGTTDSNNYVIDTQRPTATIVVADNALKLGETSLVTITFSEAVTGFTNADLTIANGTLTAVSSSNGGITWTATFTPTSNITDTTNLITLDNTGVSDAAGNTGTGTTDSNNYAVDTQRPTATIVLAENALKIGGTSLVTITFSEAVTGLTNADLTIANGTLTAVSSADGGVTWTATFTPTSNVTDSTNLITLDNTGIADQAGNAGSGTTDSNNYAIDTQRPTATIILADPTLSAGETSLVTITFSEAVTGFTNADLAVANGNLSAVSSADGGITWTATFTPTANIHSTTNIITLQNTGVSDLAGNGGFGTSNSGNYVIDTRAPTATIVVADNSLTIGETSLVTITFSEAVTGFSNADLTVANGTLTAVSSADGGITWTATLTPTNAITDTTNLITLDNSGVQNGSGNAGAGTTNSNNYAIDTQRPTATIVVADSALAIGETSQVTIIFSEAVTGFTNADLTIANGTLSAVSSSNGGLTWTATFTPTSNVTDSTNLITLDNTGVTDQAGNAGSGTTDSNNYAIDSQRPTATVVIADPTLKAGETTLVTVTFSEAVTGFDNSDLSVANGTLSAVSSSDGGITWTATFTPTVGVQDTTNLITLNNSGISDIAGNAGTGTTNSGNYTIDTVLPTASIVVADNALNAGETSLVTITFSEAVTGFNNADLTIANGTLSALSSSDGGITWTATFTPTSNVTDTTNLITLDNSGVQNASGNAGAGTTNSNNYAIDTASPTATLVVADAALGVGQTSLVTITFSEAVTGFTNADLTVANGTLSAVSSSDGGITWTAMFAPAAGITATRNLITLNNTGVNDLAGNAGTGTTDSNTYSIDTQAPTATVVIANPLLTAGSTSLVTVTFSEPVTDFDNSDLIVGAGSLSRMTSSDGGRTWTGLFTPVDGIQASSNIITLNNAGVRDLAGNDGSGWISSNAFNIQTSHPTATLEIYDTIINKDEIQIVTVRFSEAVQGFNLGSLHAPDGTFSQLTRYSDTLYTAVFTPNANVTAPANLITLDTSSVQNAFGNRGVVNALSPVFAIDTVIPTATWTLSDKLLEPGETATVTVTFSERVTGFDNRAIVNLQAATLSPFYSLDGGVTWQATLTPTPGAGSSGSYLIGLSLAYVKDLAGNTNYAFDAGSMITYTVDHTPLSSNVYLSSERLAVGATSTVSIYFNKAVSNFDLSDLSADNGVLSNLRTSDGGISWQATLTPFANTTSAQNVVRLNNAGVTYYGGSTGAGITTSRNYTVDTQRPTSTIVVDKTSLGGSEQATVTITFSEAVEFYNSPQAQNAWLSGLKSVDGGITWTATLTPQRYIEDTSNVVSLDNTQVHDLSGNAGLGTSTSNNYAVDTRPATATIVVDKAVLATGETANVTITFNEAVSGLKLENLSVGSGVLSNLKSLDGGMTWTATLTPKDHLDNTYGTLVLNGQGVTDAAGNSSADTYAYSNYFAVDTQGPQVYIEVSDTQLKAGQGTQVFIWFSEPVRGFDLSSLKVPNGTLSNLQSGEGGYYWTATLTPNNNVNVSANIITVDNSTIRDLAGNVGGGISQSNAYAINSVTVTADPLTLTGAVARPVTDIPNLPLQPGVFAPPSGNLGSPLTFAPLFEQRVLGDGIRPLGDIFINNGATSPSFIAQVFTSSDNVGDGSGKGFLGFGGGDGGMFGTSTFSSLFNRETGGDGSSLKSFDSHSIKGQGDPAQGLRGVFGAPTLGQQLQQLKDIEHRQVMDLAQALQQVGISEMQA; this is encoded by the coding sequence ATGCTGTTTGACGGCGCGGTCGCGGCCACAGTGGTCGATGCCGCCCAGGCGGACAGCCATGCCACTGCGGATGCGGCGGCCAAGGCGTCGACGGCGGATCACGCGACGGCCAGCCAGGACACCCACGCGCAAACCGACGCGCCGGCCACACCGGCACCGGTTGCCGTCCCAGGCCAGGCGGTGGTGTTCGTCGATGCGCGCGTGAAGGACGCCGCCGACCTGCTCAAAGGCGTCGCTCCCGGTACCCAGGTGGTGCAGCTGGATGCCAGCAAAGATGGTCTGCAACAGATTGCCGATTACCTGGGCAGCCACCAGGGCGTGAGTTCGGTGCAGATAGTCGCTCACGGTAATTCGGGCGACTTGTGGTTGGGCAGCACTTACCTGTCGGCCGATAACGTCGCGGCCCGCAGCGCAGTGCTGGCGCAGATCGGTCAGGACATGAATGTCGGTGGCGATATCCTGATCTATGCCTGTAACACGGCAGAGGGCGATAAGGGCATCAGCTTTGTCGACTCCCTGGCGAGCCTGACCGGGCGTGATATTGCCGCGTCCAGCAACCGCACCGGCGCGGGCGGCGACTGGACGCTGGAGATTGCCACGGGCTCTATAGAGAACCACACCGCGTTGTCGTATCAGTCGATGTCGGCGTATCAATACGGCCTGGCGACGATCACGGTGACCAGCGGGGCGGACAGCGGCATCGGTTCGCTGCGCACGGCCCTGGGCAGTGCGGTGGCGGGCGATACCGTTACCTTCAACACGCCAGGCATGACGGTCAATCTCAACTCGCAGTTGGTGATTACCAAAAACCTCACCATCGAAGGCGACCTCGACCACAACGGCACGCCGGATGTGACCATCAGCGGGCAGTACAAAACCCAGGTGCTCACGGTCAATTCCGGGGTTACCGCGACCCTGGACGGGCTGGTGATTACCAAGGGCCTGAAGGCTGGCGACGGCGGCACTGGCGGTAGCGCGACGACCGCGGCCAATTTGCTCGGGGCCGGGATCAGTAACTTCGGCAACCTGACGTTGAATAATGTCACCGTGACAGCCAACGCAGCCTCGGGTGGCGGTGGCGGTGGTGGTGTGGCCGGTGGCGATGTCGGCGGTGCTGGCGGCGGGGGCGGCGCAGTGGGCGGCGGCACCGGTGGGCATGGCGGCATTACCGGCAACGGGAGCGGTATCTACGCCGGCACCGCGGGCACCGCCAACCAGGGCGGTACGGGCGGTGGTTATCGCACCATGGGCGGTATCGGCGGTTCGAGCACCGGCGGCGCCGGTTCGACCGGCATCTACGGCTATACCAACGGTTCCGCTGGCGGCACAGCGGCCTCTGGCGGCTTGTCGATCGGCGGCGGCGGCGGTGGTTCCGGTTGGAATGCGGCCGGTGGCAAGGGCGGCGCAGCGGCCGGCGGTATCTACAACGCCAGCGGCGCCACCTTGACCATCGTCGGCACCAGCTCGATTACCGGTAACATCGGTGCCGGCGGCGGCGGTGGTGGCGGTTCGGCGGCAGGCAGCGGCACGACGTTCAATGGTGGTGACGGTGGCCTGGGGGTCGGTGCCATTTGGAACAAAGGCGCGGTATTGATCACGGCGGCTAACTTCGCGACCCTGGGGGGGACGTCCAACACCGGTGCCAGTGGCAACGGTGGCTTGGCCACCGCCGCCTCGCCAGGCAACAAGCCGACAGCCGTCAACGGGCTGTTCAACGATATCGGCGCAACCGCGAACACGGCTTACAGCCCGGCGCCGACGGCGACCATTGTGGTCGGCACCGTTGCCCAACATATCGGCAGTACGTCACCGGTGACGATTACCTTCAACCAGGCCGTAACCGGGTTCACCAACGCCGACCTGACGGTTGCCAACGGCACCCTGAGCGCGGTCAACTCCCTCGACGGCGGCATCACCTGGACGGCGACCTTTACCCCGAGTGCGGGTACCACCAGCGCCACCAACCAGATTGTCCTGGACAACACCGGTGTGAGCAGCGTTTCGACGAGCACCGCGGGGGTTGGCACCACCACGTCCAACAACTATGCCATCGATACCGTGCGGCCGACCGCGACGCTCTCGGTCAGCGCTCCTACGCTGAGCACCACGGCCAACGGTACGGTGACTATTACCTTCAGCGAAGCCGTGGCCGGTTTCAGCCTGTCTGACATGACGGCGTCCAACGGTACCCTGAGCAACCTGACCACCAGCGACAATATCCATTGGACCGCCACCCTGACGCCCACCGCCGGCAACAATACCAGCGGCAACGTCATCACCCTGGACAACACCCTGTATACCGACGCGGCGACCAACGCTGGCAGCGGCACGACCACGTCCAACGCGTATGTCATCGACACCGTGCGGCCGACCGCCAGTATCGTGGTGGCCACTACCGCGCTGAATATCGGCGGTACCTCCCTGGTGACCATCACCTTCAGCGAGGCCGTCACCGGCTTTACCTCGGCTGATTTAACCGTTGCCAACGGCACCGTCAGCGGGCTCAGCAGCAGCGATGGCGGCGTAACCTGGACCGGCACACTCGCGGCCACCGCCGGCATCACCGACACTACCAACGTGATTACCCTGGCCAACAACGGCGTCAGCGATGCGGCTGGCAACACCGGCACCGGCACCACCGACTCCAACAACTACGTCATCGACACGCAGCGGCCGACCGCAACCATTGTGGTCGCCGACAACGCATTGAAGCTCGGCGAAACCTCGCTGGTGACCATTACCTTCTCCGAAGCGGTCACAGGTTTCACCAACGCCGACCTGACCATCGCCAACGGTACCTTGACCGCCGTGAGCAGCAGCAACGGTGGCATCACCTGGACCGCGACCTTCACACCGACCAGCAACATTACCGATACCACCAACCTGATCACCCTGGATAACACCGGCGTCAGCGATGCGGCCGGCAACACCGGCACCGGCACCACCGACTCCAACAACTATGCGGTCGACACGCAACGGCCAACGGCAACGATTGTGCTGGCCGAAAACGCGCTGAAAATCGGCGGCACCTCGCTGGTGACCATCACCTTCAGCGAAGCAGTCACCGGCCTCACCAACGCCGACCTGACCATCGCCAATGGCACCTTGACCGCTGTGAGCAGCGCCGACGGTGGGGTCACCTGGACCGCGACCTTTACGCCGACCAGCAACGTCACCGACAGCACCAACCTGATCACCCTGGACAACACCGGCATTGCTGACCAGGCTGGCAACGCCGGCAGCGGCACGACCGATTCCAACAATTACGCCATCGATACCCAGCGCCCGACCGCGACCATTATTTTGGCCGACCCGACGCTGAGCGCGGGCGAAACCTCGTTGGTGACCATTACCTTTTCCGAAGCGGTCACCGGGTTCACCAACGCCGACCTGGCCGTTGCCAACGGCAACTTGAGCGCGGTCAGCAGCGCCGACGGCGGCATCACGTGGACCGCGACCTTCACGCCGACGGCGAATATCCATAGCACCACCAATATCATTACGCTGCAGAACACCGGCGTGAGTGACCTGGCGGGTAACGGTGGGTTTGGCACATCCAACTCCGGCAACTACGTGATCGATACCAGGGCCCCAACTGCAACCATCGTGGTCGCGGACAATTCGCTGACCATCGGCGAGACCTCGCTGGTGACCATCACCTTCTCCGAGGCTGTCACCGGTTTCAGCAACGCCGACCTGACCGTCGCCAATGGCACCTTGACGGCGGTGAGCAGCGCTGACGGCGGTATCACCTGGACCGCGACGCTGACACCGACCAATGCCATCACCGACACCACCAACTTGATCACGCTGGACAACAGCGGCGTACAAAACGGCTCGGGCAATGCGGGCGCCGGCACCACCAACTCCAATAATTACGCGATCGATACCCAGCGACCCACGGCCACCATCGTGGTCGCCGACAGCGCATTGGCGATTGGCGAGACGTCACAGGTGACCATCATCTTCTCCGAGGCGGTCACCGGTTTCACCAACGCCGACCTGACCATCGCCAACGGCACTCTGAGCGCGGTCAGCAGCAGCAATGGCGGCCTCACCTGGACCGCGACCTTTACGCCGACCAGCAACGTCACCGACAGCACCAACCTGATCACCTTGGACAACACCGGCGTCACCGACCAGGCGGGCAACGCCGGCAGCGGCACCACTGACTCCAACAACTATGCAATCGACAGCCAGCGGCCCACCGCGACCGTCGTGATTGCCGACCCGACCCTGAAGGCCGGCGAAACCACCCTGGTCACCGTGACCTTCTCCGAAGCGGTGACCGGTTTCGACAACAGCGACCTGAGCGTCGCCAACGGCACGTTGAGTGCAGTCAGCAGCAGTGATGGCGGCATCACCTGGACCGCGACCTTCACGCCGACGGTCGGCGTCCAGGACACCACCAACCTGATCACCTTGAACAACAGCGGCATCAGCGACATTGCGGGTAACGCCGGCACCGGCACGACCAACTCAGGCAACTACACCATCGATACGGTGTTGCCGACCGCCAGCATCGTGGTTGCCGATAACGCCCTTAACGCCGGCGAGACATCCCTGGTGACCATCACCTTCAGCGAAGCGGTCACCGGCTTCAACAACGCCGACCTGACCATCGCCAACGGCACCTTGAGTGCGCTCAGCAGCAGCGACGGTGGCATTACCTGGACGGCGACTTTCACGCCGACCAGCAATGTCACTGACACCACCAACCTGATCACGCTGGATAACAGCGGCGTACAAAACGCCTCGGGCAATGCGGGCGCCGGCACCACCAACTCCAACAATTACGCGATCGATACGGCGAGCCCGACCGCCACCCTCGTGGTCGCGGATGCGGCCCTCGGCGTCGGCCAGACCTCGCTGGTGACCATTACTTTCTCCGAGGCGGTCACCGGTTTCACCAACGCCGACCTGACGGTCGCCAATGGCACCTTGAGCGCAGTCAGCAGCAGCGATGGCGGTATCACCTGGACCGCAATGTTCGCACCGGCTGCCGGTATCACGGCCACCCGCAACCTGATCACGTTGAACAACACGGGCGTCAACGACCTGGCGGGCAACGCGGGCACGGGTACCACAGACTCCAACACTTACAGCATCGACACCCAGGCGCCGACTGCCACCGTCGTGATTGCCAACCCGCTCCTCACTGCCGGCAGCACCAGCCTCGTTACGGTAACGTTCTCGGAGCCTGTGACGGATTTCGACAACAGCGACCTGATCGTTGGCGCCGGCAGCCTCAGCAGAATGACGTCCAGCGATGGTGGGCGCACCTGGACTGGGCTATTCACACCCGTCGATGGCATTCAGGCCAGCAGCAATATCATTACGCTGAACAACGCCGGTGTGAGGGATCTTGCAGGCAACGACGGTTCGGGTTGGATCAGTTCCAATGCGTTCAACATCCAGACCTCACACCCTACTGCGACCCTTGAGATCTACGACACGATTATCAATAAGGACGAAATACAGATCGTAACGGTGCGTTTCTCCGAGGCGGTGCAGGGCTTCAACCTTGGCAGTCTGCATGCCCCGGACGGCACTTTCAGCCAACTCACCCGCTACAGCGATACGCTTTACACAGCGGTGTTCACGCCGAATGCAAACGTGACGGCCCCCGCCAATTTGATCACGCTGGACACCAGCAGCGTTCAAAACGCCTTCGGTAATAGAGGCGTTGTGAATGCGCTGTCGCCGGTTTTTGCAATCGATACGGTTATACCCACGGCGACCTGGACGCTGTCCGATAAGCTGCTGGAACCGGGCGAGACCGCCACCGTCACCGTCACCTTCTCCGAGCGGGTCACCGGGTTCGACAACCGCGCAATCGTCAACCTGCAAGCGGCCACATTGAGTCCGTTCTACAGCCTCGACGGTGGCGTGACCTGGCAGGCGACACTGACGCCGACGCCGGGCGCGGGTTCCTCGGGCAGCTACCTGATTGGTTTGTCCCTGGCTTACGTCAAAGACTTGGCCGGCAATACCAACTACGCGTTCGATGCCGGCTCAATGATCACCTACACAGTCGACCACACACCGCTGAGTTCCAATGTTTACCTGAGCTCCGAGCGTTTGGCAGTCGGCGCAACGAGCACGGTGTCTATCTACTTCAACAAGGCGGTCAGCAACTTTGACCTGAGCGACCTCAGTGCCGACAACGGCGTGCTGTCCAACCTGCGCACCAGTGATGGTGGTATCAGCTGGCAGGCAACACTCACGCCATTTGCCAATACCACCAGTGCCCAGAATGTGGTGCGGCTCAACAACGCCGGCGTGACCTACTACGGCGGCAGCACCGGCGCCGGTATCACCACTTCGCGCAACTACACGGTCGATACCCAACGCCCGACCTCCACCATTGTGGTCGACAAGACCAGCCTGGGCGGCAGCGAGCAGGCGACAGTGACCATTACCTTCAGTGAAGCCGTTGAGTTCTACAACAGCCCACAGGCGCAGAACGCCTGGCTGAGCGGCCTGAAAAGTGTGGACGGCGGCATCACCTGGACCGCCACGCTCACGCCGCAGCGCTACATCGAAGACACCAGCAATGTGGTGAGCCTGGACAATACCCAAGTGCATGACCTCAGCGGCAACGCAGGGCTGGGCACCAGTACGTCGAACAACTACGCGGTCGATACCCGCCCGGCCACTGCCACGATTGTGGTTGATAAGGCCGTGCTCGCCACGGGCGAAACGGCCAACGTCACGATTACGTTCAATGAGGCCGTTTCAGGTCTGAAACTGGAAAACCTGAGTGTCGGCAGCGGCGTGCTGAGCAACTTGAAAAGCCTGGATGGCGGCATGACCTGGACGGCCACGCTGACGCCTAAAGACCACCTCGATAATACGTATGGCACGCTGGTGCTCAATGGCCAAGGCGTGACGGACGCGGCAGGCAACTCATCAGCCGATACGTATGCCTATTCAAACTATTTTGCTGTCGATACCCAAGGCCCACAGGTGTACATCGAAGTGTCGGACACCCAGCTCAAGGCCGGGCAGGGCACCCAGGTGTTTATCTGGTTCAGCGAACCGGTGCGCGGCTTTGACCTGTCCAGCCTGAAAGTGCCGAACGGCACGCTGTCCAACCTGCAAAGTGGCGAGGGCGGCTATTACTGGACCGCGACCCTGACGCCGAACAACAACGTCAATGTCAGCGCCAACATCATCACGGTCGACAACAGCACGATTCGTGATCTGGCCGGTAACGTCGGCGGAGGCATCAGCCAGTCCAACGCCTACGCGATCAATAGCGTCACGGTCACGGCCGACCCTCTGACCCTCACCGGCGCTGTCGCAAGACCGGTGACCGACATACCGAACCTGCCGCTGCAACCGGGGGTCTTCGCTCCGCCCAGCGGCAACCTGGGTTCACCACTGACGTTCGCGCCGCTGTTTGAGCAGCGCGTACTGGGCGACGGTATTCGCCCGCTGGGGGACATTTTTATCAACAACGGCGCCACCAGCCCGAGCTTTATCGCCCAGGTGTTCACCAGCAGCGATAACGTTGGAGACGGTTCCGGCAAGGGCTTCCTCGGGTTTGGCGGTGGCGATGGCGGGATGTTTGGTACAAGCACCTTCTCCAGCCTGTTTAACCGTGAAACCGGCGGCGACGGTAGCTCACTCAAATCTTTCGACAGCCATTCGATCAAAGGCCAGGGCGACCCGGCCCAAGGGCTGCGCGGGGTATTTGGAGCGCCGACGCTCGGCCAGCAATTACAGCAACTCAAAGACATCGAACACCGCCAGGTGATGGACCTGGCACAGGCACTGCAACAAGTCGGCATCAGCGAAATGCAGGCTTGA
- the cysC gene encoding adenylyl-sulfate kinase: MPSSSNPVALAASITRRQREARNGHRGVAILLTGLPASGKSTIAQGLQAALFEQDRQSLVLDGDALRGGLNNDLGFADSDRLENIRRASELAALLVDNGQIVILAMIAPLVELRAVFAERLGADYREVWCSASLAVCERRDPKGHYARARRGELPGFTGIGSPYEPPPHASLELDTGMLPVQQCVERLLAWLAPELDSGQSSY, from the coding sequence GTGCCGTCGTCAAGTAACCCGGTCGCGCTGGCGGCGAGCATCACTCGCCGCCAGCGCGAGGCGCGCAATGGGCATCGCGGTGTGGCGATCCTGCTGACAGGCTTGCCTGCCTCGGGTAAGTCCACCATAGCTCAGGGGCTGCAGGCCGCTCTGTTCGAGCAAGACCGGCAAAGCCTGGTGCTTGACGGTGATGCCCTGCGCGGCGGCCTTAACAACGATCTCGGGTTTGCCGACAGCGACCGCCTGGAAAACATCCGCCGCGCCAGCGAACTGGCTGCACTGCTGGTGGATAACGGGCAAATCGTGATCCTGGCGATGATCGCGCCGCTTGTCGAGTTGCGGGCAGTGTTTGCTGAGCGGCTGGGCGCCGACTATCGAGAAGTGTGGTGCAGCGCCTCGCTGGCGGTGTGTGAAAGGCGCGACCCCAAAGGGCATTACGCGCGGGCTCGACGGGGTGAGCTGCCGGGGTTCACCGGCATCGGCTCACCCTACGAACCGCCACCGCATGCATCATTGGAGTTGGACACCGGCATGCTGCCTGTGCAGCAGTGCGTCGAGCGGTTGTTGGCCTGGCTGGCGCCTGAACTAGACTCTGGGCAATCATCTTATTAG
- a CDS encoding MarR family winged helix-turn-helix transcriptional regulator, translated as MNLSSSMVVGARNWRKICQTTLVSYGISEACAVPLLMIGRLGDGVHQVKVAQASGMESPSLVRLLDQLCSGGYVCRTEDVHDRRAKALSLTERGRELVQAVEVQLVRLRKDVLADIAHSDLEAALRVLRAFEAAEVATP; from the coding sequence ATGAACCTCAGCAGCAGCATGGTGGTGGGCGCCCGTAACTGGCGCAAAATCTGCCAGACCACGCTGGTGAGCTACGGTATTTCCGAAGCCTGCGCGGTGCCGCTCTTGATGATCGGCCGCTTGGGCGACGGTGTGCACCAGGTCAAAGTCGCCCAGGCGTCCGGGATGGAAAGCCCGTCGCTGGTGCGCCTGCTCGACCAACTCTGCAGTGGCGGTTACGTGTGCCGTACCGAAGACGTGCACGACCGCCGTGCCAAGGCCTTGAGCCTTACCGAGCGCGGCCGTGAGCTGGTGCAGGCGGTGGAAGTGCAACTGGTGCGTTTGCGTAAGGACGTGTTGGCAGATATCGCCCACAGCGACCTTGAAGCTGCGCTGCGCGTACTGCGCGCGTTTGAAGCGGCTGAGGTTGCAACGCCTTGA
- a CDS encoding TolC family protein — translation MKTRHKLFGASLLALAISGCAVTSEPIERSVSEQRARSDLQGMYKDQEPLSGPLTLHQAMARAVKYNLEGRLKVMEEALAKRQSDLSSFDMLPRMALSAGYAGRNNTNASSSQSVRTGTQSLEPSTSQDRDRRVADLTMVWNVLDFGVSYISAKQQGDQRLIIQERRRKVINTIVQDVRSAYWRAVAAERLLTQIDSLMARVDQAQTNSQSMSEQRIGDPVQALGYQRALIEATRQLQEQRRALSLAKTELATLINLPMGTDLKLATPDNYSVPELKVNLASLEQEALANRPELREQDYQTRISAAETRKAMLRLLPGLEFSAGGHYDSNSFLTDNRWADYGAKITWNLFNVISAPAAIDVAKAGEEVATARRQAMSIAVLAQIYVANANYQDAVRQFRTNDQLANIDGQILTQLRNRHEAAGLGELDLIQGELNTLQADLRRDLAYADLRNAYGQIFASAGLDPLPEQLDSDRVQAIATALASRESAWAAGNITTAVPRAVVK, via the coding sequence ATGAAAACACGTCATAAGTTGTTCGGCGCCAGCTTGCTGGCGCTGGCGATCAGCGGTTGTGCGGTCACCAGTGAGCCGATTGAACGCAGTGTCAGTGAGCAGCGAGCCCGCAGCGATCTGCAAGGCATGTACAAGGACCAGGAGCCGTTGAGCGGCCCGCTGACGCTGCACCAGGCCATGGCCCGTGCCGTCAAATACAACCTCGAAGGCCGTTTGAAAGTGATGGAAGAGGCCCTGGCCAAACGCCAGTCGGACCTCTCGAGTTTTGACATGCTGCCGCGCATGGCACTCTCGGCGGGTTACGCCGGGCGCAACAACACCAATGCCTCCAGCAGCCAGAGCGTGCGCACCGGCACCCAATCCCTGGAACCGTCGACTTCCCAGGATCGCGACCGCCGCGTGGCCGACCTGACCATGGTGTGGAACGTGCTCGACTTCGGCGTCAGCTACATCAGCGCCAAGCAGCAAGGCGACCAGCGTCTGATCATCCAGGAACGTCGGCGCAAGGTGATCAACACCATTGTTCAGGACGTGCGCTCGGCCTATTGGCGAGCGGTGGCGGCCGAACGTTTACTGACCCAGATCGATAGCCTGATGGCGCGTGTCGACCAAGCCCAGACCAACAGCCAGAGCATGAGCGAGCAGCGCATCGGCGACCCGGTGCAAGCCCTCGGTTACCAGCGCGCGCTGATCGAAGCCACACGCCAATTGCAGGAACAGCGCCGCGCGTTGTCCCTGGCCAAGACTGAGCTCGCAACCCTGATCAACCTGCCCATGGGCACCGACCTCAAGCTGGCCACGCCGGACAACTACAGCGTGCCCGAGCTCAAGGTCAACCTGGCCAGCCTGGAACAGGAAGCCCTGGCCAACCGCCCGGAATTACGCGAGCAGGACTACCAGACCCGCATCAGCGCCGCCGAGACCCGCAAAGCCATGCTGCGCCTGTTGCCGGGCCTGGAGTTCTCGGCCGGCGGGCACTACGACAGCAACTCGTTCCTGACCGACAACCGTTGGGCTGACTACGGCGCCAAGATCACCTGGAACCTGTTTAATGTGATTTCCGCACCCGCTGCCATCGACGTTGCCAAGGCCGGTGAGGAAGTCGCCACCGCGCGCCGCCAGGCGATGTCCATCGCCGTGCTGGCACAAATCTACGTGGCCAACGCCAACTACCAGGACGCCGTGCGGCAGTTCAGGACCAACGACCAATTGGCCAACATCGACGGGCAGATCCTCACCCAGTTGCGCAACCGTCACGAAGCCGCTGGCCTCGGCGAACTTGACCTGATCCAGGGCGAACTCAATACGCTGCAAGCCGACCTGCGCCGCGACCTGGCCTACGCCGACCTGCGCAACGCCTACGGCCAGATCTTCGCCAGCGCGGGTCTCGACCCGCTGCCCGAGCAGTTGGATTCCGACCGCGTGCAAGCCATCGCCACCGCCCTGGCCAGCCGCGAGTCGGCGTGGGCTGCGGGTAACATCACCACGGCGGTGCCTCGTGCCGTCGTCAAGTAA
- a CDS encoding DUF2789 domain-containing protein, whose translation MELPVHSLPSLFKQLGLPDDPVSIERFVAVHSPLKPDLKLADAFFWTASQKAFLREEILEDADWAEVVDELNLLLRGGRRA comes from the coding sequence ATGGAACTGCCTGTGCATAGTTTGCCGTCACTGTTCAAACAGCTCGGGCTGCCCGATGACCCGGTAAGTATCGAGAGGTTTGTGGCGGTGCATTCGCCGCTTAAACCGGATCTGAAATTGGCAGACGCCTTTTTCTGGACTGCCAGCCAGAAAGCGTTTTTGCGCGAAGAAATTTTGGAGGATGCGGATTGGGCGGAGGTGGTGGATGAGCTGAATCTTTTGTTGCGGGGAGGGCGCAGGGCGTAA